In the genome of Geotrypetes seraphini chromosome 16, aGeoSer1.1, whole genome shotgun sequence, one region contains:
- the LOC117350778 gene encoding leukotriene B4 receptor 1-like, with translation MDSSMTTSWNVSSSMNSTPPMQLVVSGSASSASLGIAILSLAFLIGFPGNAFVILTILLGMKKRTVTCVLILHLAVADMAVLLTAPLFLHFLATSNWVFGEGICKICHYVSCLSMYASIFLITFMSLDRFLAVAKPFLSQKLRTKVVVLGIVVAIWIFAALLAIPMPFYRRVIHTSVYICLPFHSGPKHIVFQYLFESIFGFFIPFTVLVTSYAYIGCRLRSAKFQRKQKTGRLIVAIVVVFAVFWIPYHIINLIQVAGNLASGSKAGALCKAATRGRPNVTALAFFSSSVNPVLYAFAGSGFIRSAGLGFMAKVFEGTASEVSSVRKASQMLRQRSRIDSTELEKIEVKTESRTVSTNPTDDGHPPYASPMD, from the coding sequence ATGGATTCCTCTATGACCACTTCCTGGAATGTCTCCTCCTCCATGAATTCAACTCCACCCATGCAACTCGTGGTCTCTGGCTCCGCCTCCTCTGCCTCATTAGGCATCGCCATCCTATCTTTGGCCTTCCTTATTGGCTTCCCAGGCAATGCATTCGTTATCTTGACCATCCTGCTGGGCATGAAGAAGCGCACGGTGACCTGTGTTCTCATCCTACACCTGGCTGTGGCTGATATGGCCGTGCTCCTAACGGCACCACTCTTCCTTCACTTCCTGGCTACAAGTAACTGGGTCTTCGGTGAAGGGATCTGCAAAATCTGCCACTATGTCAGCTGTCTCAGCATGTATGCCAGCATCTTCCTCATCACTTTTATGAGTCTGGACCGCTTCCTGGCTGTCGCTAAACCCTTTCTTTCTCAGAAGCTGAGAACCAAGGTTGTAGTCTTGGGCATAGTGGTGGCTATCTGGATCTTTGCCGCCTTATTGGCCATCCCCATGCCATTCTACCGCAGAGTTATTCATACATCAGTCTACATTTGTTTGCCCTTTCACTCTGGCCCCAAGCACATTGTCTTCCAGTACCTCTTTGAGTCCATCTTTGGCTTTTTCATTCCTTTCACTGTTCTTGTCACCAGTTATGCCTATATTGGCTGCCGCTTGCGCAGTGCCAAATTTCAGCGGAAGCAGAAGACAGGACGGCTCATCGTTGCCATTGTGGTGGTCTTTGCTGTCTTCTGGATTCCTTACCACATAATCAATCTCATCCAGGTTGCAGGGAATTTGGCCTCTGGCTCTAAAGCTGGTGCATTGTGCAAAGCAGCAACCAGGGGTAGACCTAATGTCACAGCGCTGGCTTTCTTCAGCAGCAGCGTCAACCCTGTCCTCTACGCTTTTGCCGGTAGCGGTTTCATCCGTTCTGCTGGGCTTGGATTCATGGCCAAAGTCTTTGAGGGCACAGCTTCTGAGGTCTCTAGTGTCCGCAAGGCATCCCAGATGCTTCGCCAGCGCAGCAGGATAGACTCGACGGAGCTTGAGAAGATTGAGGTTAAGACGGAGAGCAGAACAGTCTCAACCAACCCAACAGATGATGGGCATCCCCCTTATGCATCACCCATGGATTAG
- the LOC117349591 gene encoding galanin receptor type 1-like, protein MALRDPEGEVAARSPLYVAFNRSYQKNHSSDRVDAEEVDGAVAPRIEAVVVPIVFSLVFFTGIIGNSLVITVLARNKKVKSSVTNTLILNLSMADLAFLLFCVPFQATIYSLPEWIFGALLCKFVHYFFTVTMLVSIFTLVALSIDRYITVVHLRHSPCLRSQRNAFLGMCVAWALSLGIAIPVAQHQTYVTGYYEAPNSTFCWEIWEDETSKQTYTVAILVVGYLLPLVLITCCYMKVLCHLHNKIRVISKKSERSKRKTTQTVLAVVAAFSLSWLPHHIITLWADFGTFPLTEASFAFRITSHCLAYGNSCVNPIIYAFLSENFRKAYREVFRCHFVHPMPIAAQARNCVVPMARAGDTKGVHSTTNM, encoded by the exons ATGGCGCTCCGCGATCCAGAAGGGGAAGTCGCGGCTCGCTCTCCGCTGTACGTTGCCTTCAACAGGAGTTACCAGAAGAATCACAGCAGCGATAGGGTGGATGCTGAGGAAGTGGACGGGGCGGTGGCTCCCAGGATCGAAGCGGTGGTGGTCCCCATCGTCTTCAGCCTGGTCTTCTTCACTGGGATCATCGGCAACTCTTTGGTCATCACCGTCTTGGCCAGGAACAAGAAGGTGAAATCCAGTGTCACCAATACCTTGATACTCAACCTTAGCATGGCAGACCTAGCCTTCCTCCTCTTCTGTGTGCCTTTCCAGGCTACCATCTACTCCCTCCCTGAGTGGATCTTCGGGGCTCTGCTCTGCAAATTTGTTCACTATTTCTTCACCGTCACCATGCTAGTGAGCATCTTCACTCTGGTGGCTTTGTCCATCGACCGCTACATCACCGTGGTCCACTTACGGCACTCTCCCTGCCTGCGCAGCCAAAGGAACGCCTTTCTGGGGATGTGCGTGGCCTGGGCTCTATCACTCGGCATTGCAATTCCAGTGGCCCAACACCAGACCTATGTGACCGGTTACTACGAAGCACCCAATAGCACCTTCTGCTGGGAGATCTGGGAAGATGAGACGTCCAAGCAAACATACACTGTGGCCATCTTGGTCGTGGGTTATCTTTTACCTTTGGTGCTCATTACCTGCTGCTATATGAAG GTCCTCTGCCACCTTCACAACAAAATCCGTGTTATCTCAAAGAAATCAGAGCGCTCAAAGAGGAAG ACAACACAGACAGTGCTGGCAGTGGTGGCTGCCTTCTCACTCTCCTGGCTTCCCCACCATATCATCACACTCTGGGCTGACTTCGGCACCTTCCCGCTGACAGAAGCCTCTTTTGCATTCCGTATCACCTCACACTGCCTCGCTTATGGCAATTCTTGCGTCAACCCCATCATCTACGCCTTTCTGTCGGAAAATTTCCGCAAAGCTTACAGAGAAGTCTTTCGCTGCCATTTTGTCCATCCCATGCCCATTGCAGCACAGGCTAGGAACTGTGTGGTGCCGATGGCAAGAGCAGGTGATACCAAAGGAGTCCATTCCACCACCAACATGTGA